One stretch of Desulforegula conservatrix Mb1Pa DNA includes these proteins:
- a CDS encoding TIGR01777 family oxidoreductase: MKKIFRYSSIMDAPKHELFSWHERDGALERLSPPWDPLKIIRKGGISPGSITKMIMHEGPVPYRWTALHTDYEINSMFRDIQIHGPLKSWRHTHIFSDSSDGKCLLTDEIELEAPFSYLGDFLLEGKIRSKLTEIFRYRHELTTSDISRHMEFKKKHGTWKILISGASGLIGSNLAPFFTTGGHEVYKLVRRKPFNKNEIFWNPSEGIINSDELEGFDAIIHLAGENIGDSKWTPEKKKVFIESRTKGTALLAKALNTLKNPPKVFISASATGFYGDRGDIILSEKTSKGNLFISDLCDAWEKSASDNLKKSIRLVIARIGVVLTPEGGALSKMLPVFKAGFGGKTGNGNQYMAWISMDDVIGAIYHIMLNDSLTGKVNLVAPEPVTNKMLVEVLSKILKRPAFTDIPEIILKAAFGQMADEILLASSRVIPSKLLGSGYVFLKPDLETALRHTLGRTCSL, from the coding sequence ATGAAAAAAATATTCAGATACAGTTCTATAATGGACGCGCCTAAGCACGAGCTTTTTTCCTGGCACGAAAGGGACGGAGCACTTGAAAGGCTTAGCCCTCCCTGGGATCCATTGAAGATCATTCGAAAAGGTGGAATCTCGCCAGGATCAATAACAAAAATGATCATGCACGAAGGGCCGGTTCCTTACAGATGGACAGCCCTTCACACTGATTATGAAATAAACAGCATGTTCAGGGATATTCAGATACATGGCCCGCTGAAGAGCTGGAGGCATACTCATATATTCAGTGATTCTTCTGATGGCAAATGCCTGCTGACAGACGAAATTGAATTAGAAGCTCCTTTTTCTTATTTGGGAGACTTTCTGCTTGAGGGCAAAATCCGCTCAAAGCTGACTGAAATTTTCAGATACAGACATGAGCTGACTACCAGCGATATTTCCAGACACATGGAGTTCAAAAAAAAGCACGGAACATGGAAGATTCTGATAAGCGGGGCAAGCGGCCTTATAGGATCAAATCTGGCTCCCTTTTTTACGACAGGAGGCCATGAGGTCTATAAACTGGTTAGAAGAAAGCCTTTTAATAAAAATGAGATTTTCTGGAATCCGTCAGAGGGAATTATTAATTCGGACGAACTTGAAGGATTTGACGCCATAATTCATCTTGCAGGTGAAAACATAGGCGACAGCAAATGGACTCCTGAAAAAAAGAAAGTTTTCATAGAAAGCAGAACCAAAGGAACAGCTCTTCTGGCAAAGGCCTTAAATACCCTGAAAAACCCGCCAAAAGTCTTTATTTCTGCTTCTGCAACCGGCTTTTATGGAGACAGGGGAGATATAATTCTCTCCGAAAAAACGTCCAAGGGAAATCTGTTTATATCAGATCTCTGTGATGCCTGGGAAAAATCAGCATCTGACAATCTTAAAAAGAGTATAAGGCTTGTTATTGCCAGAATTGGTGTTGTTCTGACTCCGGAAGGCGGAGCTTTATCCAAAATGCTTCCAGTTTTCAAGGCAGGGTTTGGCGGAAAAACAGGAAATGGGAATCAGTATATGGCGTGGATTTCCATGGATGATGTAATCGGAGCAATTTACCATATAATGCTTAATGATTCCTTGACAGGCAAAGTTAATCTTGTTGCCCCGGAACCAGTTACAAACAAAATGCTCGTTGAAGTTCTTTCAAAGATTCTGAAACGACCGGCATTTACTGATATTCCCGAAATAATACTTAAAGCCGCATTCGGACAGATGGCAGACGAAATTCTTCTTGCCAGTAGCCGTGTTATTCCGTCAAAATTGCTCGGATCAGGTTATGTATTCTTAAAACCGGATCTTGAAACAGCTCTCAGGCATACGCTTGGCAGAACTTGCTCTTTGTAG
- the epsC gene encoding serine O-acetyltransferase EpsC, whose protein sequence is MIILRDSGSIQCECNTDSLENAKTKLHSLINGIIDSTLDPDIYTHIDFEPIPSQENVIQIINRLRNIFFPGFFSRRRMTPQNMNYNMGQSLSILFDLLYEQIVCATRHECSRFERLCDDCRNKGAEIALEFFESIPGIRKMLALDIKAMYDGDPAAKSHDEIIFSYPGIFATMVHRAAHRLYELQVPLLPRMMSEYAHAVTGIDIHPGATIGKSFAIDHGTGVVIGETTNIGNNVRIYQGVTLGALSLPKDKMDELKTIKRHPTIEDGVVIYSGATILGGGTVIGSGSVIGGNVWLTESVPPGTRVFIENPKLIFR, encoded by the coding sequence ATGATAATATTAAGAGATTCGGGAAGCATTCAGTGCGAATGCAACACAGACAGTCTCGAAAATGCGAAGACCAAGCTGCACTCGCTCATAAACGGAATCATAGACTCCACGCTTGATCCGGATATTTATACTCACATAGATTTCGAGCCTATCCCGTCCCAGGAAAACGTGATCCAGATAATAAACAGGCTTAGAAATATTTTTTTCCCTGGGTTTTTCAGCAGAAGAAGAATGACGCCCCAGAACATGAACTACAATATGGGGCAATCTCTTTCCATTCTTTTTGACTTGCTCTACGAACAGATTGTCTGCGCTACAAGGCATGAATGTTCCAGATTTGAACGTCTGTGCGATGATTGCAGAAACAAGGGCGCTGAAATTGCGCTTGAATTTTTCGAATCCATCCCCGGAATCAGAAAAATGCTCGCCCTTGATATAAAGGCAATGTACGATGGAGACCCTGCCGCAAAAAGCCATGACGAAATAATTTTCAGTTATCCCGGCATTTTTGCAACAATGGTTCACAGAGCCGCACACAGACTCTATGAACTTCAGGTTCCTCTTCTTCCAAGAATGATGTCGGAATACGCACATGCAGTGACAGGAATCGACATTCACCCTGGAGCCACAATAGGCAAAAGCTTTGCCATAGATCATGGAACAGGCGTCGTCATAGGCGAGACAACAAATATCGGCAATAATGTGAGAATTTACCAGGGCGTTACGCTTGGTGCTCTTTCTCTGCCAAAAGATAAAATGGATGAACTCAAAACAATAAAAAGGCATCCGACAATTGAGGATGGAGTTGTAATTTACTCCGGCGCAACCATACTCGGTGGAGGAACAGTGATCGGCTCAGGATCTGTAATTGGCGGCAATGTTTGGCTTACTGAATCAGTTCCGCCTGGCACAAGGGTATTTATTGAAAATCCAAAGCTTATATTCAGGTAA
- a CDS encoding DsrE family protein, with protein sequence MTNNVVITVSCGTDDPNRATRAIHLATVAHREGRNVTLFLLDEAVYLAKEGLLENLKAATGDSADDLMTYLQANGVPILACTPCAKARRITDADLIEGARMGTAVELINLIADAAVINL encoded by the coding sequence ATGACTAATAATGTCGTTATTACAGTATCATGCGGAACAGACGATCCTAACCGCGCCACAAGGGCTATTCATTTGGCGACAGTCGCGCACAGGGAAGGCCGGAACGTTACCCTGTTTCTTCTCGATGAAGCGGTTTATCTTGCGAAGGAAGGCCTTCTTGAAAATCTGAAGGCGGCCACAGGAGATTCAGCAGACGATCTGATGACCTATCTCCAGGCTAACGGCGTGCCTATTTTGGCATGTACTCCATGTGCAAAGGCAAGAAGAATCACAGATGCTGATCTTATTGAAGGAGCAAGGATGGGAACAGCGGTTGAGCTTATCAATCTTATTGCGGATGCTGCAGTTATAAATCTCTAA
- a CDS encoding J domain-containing protein: MTHTDKLLKDRAIAVMGIPPGTDESGLKYAYYRLMFQYHPDRNPSKEYAHEMTSLISEAFQERISNLFFCMILILFPRLQGNRQKR, from the coding sequence ATGACTCATACAGACAAATTATTAAAAGACAGGGCCATTGCAGTTATGGGAATTCCCCCCGGCACAGATGAAAGCGGACTCAAATATGCCTATTACAGGCTGATGTTTCAATATCACCCTGACAGAAATCCAAGCAAAGAATATGCCCATGAGATGACCTCACTTATTTCAGAAGCCTTTCAGGAAAGAATATCAAACCTATTCTTTTGCATGATTTTGATCTTGTTTCCAAGATTGCAGGGAAACCGCCAGAAGAGATAA
- a CDS encoding FAD-dependent oxidoreductase has protein sequence MEKLKIVVIGGVACGPKTAARIKRLKPDADVTVIEKKELLSYSGCGLPYYLSGEIKDHKELMATPVGIVRDTHFFKVVKDIRVLNQTFAKSVARAAKKVTTVNTMTGEIIEIPYDRLVLAVGSTPFLPEIKGVDLKDVYTLSTVEDAREIRDRRESLKGKKAVIIGGGLIGLEVTEAFRIQGMDVTIVEREDTVLPSHSDPEMAFHVHNELRARGVKLALSSAVSEIKGDDQGKVVSVVTSKGEIQADIVLVSVGVRPNSSLAKQMGLEIGTTGAIKTDEYLRTSDPDIYAGGDCSEVWSRQTGKPIYAPMGSTANKQGRIIADNICGIPTKFRGVLGTVIIKIFGLTFACTGMTERQAKNEGLDYLTVLNPSPDRPHFMESAKLLIIKLIVDKKTGKIIGSQMTGPGEAAKRMDVTVSAMSQNANVYDLGQYDLAYAPPYSPAMDNIITAANIAENKISGIAKGYSPAEVMEKIRKDDDFIFLDVRTPDEFAQVRIPDKRVKHIPLGKLRQAVGDLPKNKEIITFCKISLRGYEAQRILEGEGFGNVSFLDGGVVCWPYEKEGV, from the coding sequence ATGGAAAAACTAAAGATTGTAGTTATTGGTGGAGTCGCTTGCGGCCCAAAAACCGCGGCAAGGATAAAAAGGCTTAAACCAGATGCCGACGTAACCGTAATTGAAAAGAAAGAGCTTCTTTCATATTCGGGATGCGGACTTCCTTATTATCTTTCAGGGGAGATCAAAGATCACAAAGAACTAATGGCAACTCCAGTCGGAATAGTAAGGGACACACATTTTTTCAAGGTTGTGAAAGATATTCGTGTTTTGAACCAGACATTTGCCAAGTCTGTGGCCAGGGCCGCAAAAAAAGTCACGACTGTAAATACGATGACAGGCGAGATAATTGAAATACCCTATGACAGACTTGTCCTTGCCGTAGGGAGCACCCCTTTTCTTCCTGAAATAAAAGGTGTTGATCTTAAAGATGTCTACACCCTGTCAACGGTCGAAGACGCAAGGGAGATCAGGGACAGGCGCGAAAGTCTTAAAGGGAAGAAAGCCGTAATAATCGGTGGCGGTCTTATTGGCCTTGAAGTTACCGAGGCGTTCAGAATCCAGGGAATGGATGTCACGATTGTTGAAAGGGAGGATACTGTTCTTCCGTCCCATTCAGACCCCGAAATGGCTTTTCATGTTCATAACGAGTTGAGAGCCAGGGGGGTAAAACTTGCACTGTCTTCCGCAGTCAGTGAAATAAAAGGCGATGACCAGGGCAAAGTAGTCTCTGTGGTTACCTCAAAAGGCGAAATTCAGGCCGACATTGTTCTTGTTTCTGTGGGCGTAAGACCTAATTCCAGCCTTGCTAAACAGATGGGCCTTGAAATAGGAACGACCGGAGCCATAAAAACCGATGAATATTTAAGAACGTCAGATCCTGATATTTACGCGGGAGGAGACTGTTCAGAAGTCTGGAGCAGACAGACAGGAAAGCCGATCTACGCACCGATGGGATCAACCGCAAACAAGCAGGGCAGAATAATTGCCGATAATATCTGCGGAATTCCCACAAAATTCAGGGGCGTTCTTGGAACAGTAATCATAAAGATTTTTGGACTGACTTTTGCCTGTACAGGAATGACAGAACGCCAGGCTAAAAATGAAGGACTTGATTATCTGACCGTTCTGAATCCTTCTCCTGACAGGCCGCATTTCATGGAATCAGCAAAGCTTCTTATCATAAAGCTGATTGTTGACAAAAAAACGGGAAAAATTATCGGATCGCAGATGACCGGCCCGGGAGAGGCTGCAAAGAGAATGGACGTGACCGTTTCTGCCATGAGCCAGAACGCCAATGTCTATGATCTCGGCCAGTATGACCTTGCCTATGCTCCACCTTATTCTCCGGCCATGGACAACATCATAACCGCGGCAAATATTGCCGAAAACAAGATCTCAGGAATTGCAAAGGGCTACAGCCCTGCCGAAGTAATGGAAAAAATCAGAAAGGACGATGACTTCATTTTTCTTGATGTGAGAACCCCGGACGAATTCGCCCAGGTCAGGATTCCTGACAAACGCGTTAAACATATTCCGCTTGGGAAACTGAGACAGGCCGTGGGGGATCTGCCAAAAAACAAGGAAATAATTACTTTTTGCAAGATTTCATTAAGAGGCTACGAGGCCCAAAGAATCCTTGAAGGTGAAGGTTTCGGGAATGTTTCCTTTCTTGATGGCGGAGTGGTTTGCTGGCCTTATGAAAAAGAAGGCGTGTAA
- a CDS encoding nucleotide-binding protein gives MKIAVASGKGGTGKTTVALALASSFEGEIIYLDCDVEEPNAHLFLNPEVEKAETVYSFVPLVNESKCTLCGKCDDICRFSSIVIMGRKLVTYPAMCHGCRGCELVCPEKAITAGKRELGTIAQGRSGNINLLTGRLRIGEAMSPPLIKHLKSLIPESAKHIISDAPPGASCPMVATVRDADFVLLVTEPTPFGINDLSIAFEALREMNLPCGLIINRSMPGNRTAHEFAEKNNIRILLEIPDDRAIAEGYSRGALITETRPELKSGFISVFKKIGEIISAGREAYP, from the coding sequence ATGAAAATTGCTGTGGCAAGCGGTAAGGGCGGAACAGGGAAAACCACGGTGGCTTTGGCACTTGCATCATCATTTGAAGGAGAGATCATTTATCTGGATTGTGATGTTGAAGAACCAAACGCTCATCTTTTTCTTAATCCTGAGGTGGAAAAGGCTGAAACCGTTTATTCCTTCGTTCCCCTTGTGAATGAGAGCAAATGCACTTTATGCGGAAAATGTGATGATATATGCAGATTCAGCTCTATCGTCATAATGGGCAGGAAACTTGTCACTTATCCTGCCATGTGTCACGGTTGCAGAGGTTGCGAGCTTGTATGCCCTGAAAAGGCTATCACCGCCGGCAAGAGAGAGCTTGGGACAATTGCGCAGGGGCGTTCCGGGAATATTAACCTTCTTACAGGCAGGCTCAGAATAGGCGAAGCCATGTCTCCGCCGCTCATCAAGCATCTCAAATCACTTATCCCTGAATCTGCGAAGCATATAATTTCAGATGCTCCTCCGGGTGCCTCATGTCCTATGGTGGCAACAGTCAGGGACGCTGACTTTGTGCTCCTTGTCACTGAACCCACGCCATTTGGCATAAACGATCTTTCAATAGCTTTTGAGGCCCTGAGGGAAATGAATCTTCCATGCGGACTCATAATAAACCGCTCCATGCCGGGAAACAGGACAGCGCATGAATTTGCGGAAAAGAATAATATCAGAATTCTTCTTGAAATCCCGGATGACAGGGCCATAGCCGAAGGATATTCCAGGGGCGCCCTTATCACTGAAACAAGACCTGAGCTCAAGTCCGGGTTTATTTCAGTATTCAAAAAGATCGGCGAAATAATATCCGCTGGCAGGGAGGCATACCCATGA
- a CDS encoding ATP-binding protein, with translation MKELVVISGKGGAGKTSITASLVVLAGKSVIVDADVDAADMHLVLPLKETCKFPFEAGFAAVLDTSKCTECGYCREVCQFSAINEKYEIDHILCEGCGVCAHFCPSGAISMQLKTCGDWFVSETPFGTMMHARLFPGEESSGLLVSRLRQEARARAEAGAIDLCITDGPPGIGCPVIASITGASLVLAVAEPTISGIHDVKRVKELAGFFRIPVVLCINKSGLNPEIETEFRKWAAVNKVPVVGEIPYDSDVTAAMMAGKTIVQHSGGKPSRAISLLWEELKASLELGGV, from the coding sequence ATGAAGGAACTTGTCGTAATAAGCGGAAAAGGCGGGGCGGGCAAAACAAGCATAACAGCGAGCCTTGTCGTTCTTGCCGGAAAAAGTGTTATCGTGGACGCAGACGTTGACGCGGCTGATATGCATCTTGTGCTGCCCCTGAAAGAAACGTGCAAATTTCCTTTTGAGGCAGGTTTTGCTGCTGTTCTTGATACGTCAAAATGTACTGAATGTGGCTATTGCCGGGAAGTCTGCCAGTTTTCTGCAATTAACGAAAAATACGAAATAGACCATATTCTCTGCGAAGGATGTGGAGTCTGCGCCCATTTTTGTCCTTCGGGCGCAATTTCCATGCAACTTAAAACATGCGGTGACTGGTTTGTGTCTGAAACCCCTTTCGGAACCATGATGCACGCAAGACTTTTCCCAGGAGAAGAAAGCTCAGGGCTTCTTGTCAGCAGACTCAGACAGGAAGCAAGAGCCAGGGCGGAAGCCGGCGCTATTGATCTTTGCATAACAGATGGGCCTCCTGGCATAGGGTGCCCGGTAATTGCTTCTATAACAGGGGCGAGTCTTGTTCTTGCCGTGGCGGAACCAACCATATCGGGCATTCATGACGTTAAGAGAGTTAAGGAGCTCGCCGGATTTTTCAGAATTCCCGTGGTTCTATGCATAAATAAAAGCGGCCTTAATCCTGAAATTGAAACAGAATTCAGAAAATGGGCTGCGGTCAACAAGGTGCCTGTTGTCGGAGAGATTCCATATGACAGCGATGTGACAGCAGCCATGATGGCAGGCAAAACAATCGTTCAGCATTCCGGCGGCAAACCTTCCAGAGCGATCAGCCTTTTGTGGGAGGAATTAAAGGCGAGCCTTGAATTGGGCGGCGTTTGA
- a CDS encoding NifB/NifX family molybdenum-iron cluster-binding protein — protein MKIAVSSKGTDLTSEIDSRFGRAAFFVVVDSETLDFTAVENTQNLNLPQGAGIQSSKTVAGTGAEIVVTGNCGPKAFTALSAAGIRIAVGCTGRVIDAVQQCKNGLLSFADEANVEGHWI, from the coding sequence ATGAAAATAGCAGTATCATCAAAAGGGACAGATCTTACATCTGAAATCGATTCAAGATTCGGTCGCGCGGCTTTTTTTGTGGTCGTGGACTCAGAAACCCTCGATTTTACGGCTGTAGAAAACACCCAGAACCTGAATCTGCCCCAGGGAGCGGGAATTCAGTCAAGCAAGACTGTGGCTGGGACAGGAGCCGAAATAGTCGTGACTGGAAACTGCGGCCCAAAGGCTTTCACTGCTTTATCAGCGGCCGGAATCAGGATCGCGGTCGGATGTACGGGGCGGGTTATTGATGCGGTTCAGCAATGCAAAAATGGCCTTCTTTCATTTGCGGATGAAGCCAATGTCGAAGGTCACTGGATATAA
- a CDS encoding NifB/NifX family molybdenum-iron cluster-binding protein, with translation MRFAIPVADGKLTLHFGHSKEFIFIDVEDGVFKKTQTLEPPPHEPGVLPKWMHDNNVNVIIAGGMGHKAKEFFLGYGIEVVVGAPQIAAEELVSGYLNKTLVSGPNACDH, from the coding sequence ATGCGTTTTGCCATACCAGTAGCAGATGGAAAGTTAACCCTTCATTTCGGGCACAGCAAGGAATTCATTTTTATTGATGTTGAAGACGGTGTTTTCAAAAAAACCCAGACCCTTGAACCTCCTCCCCATGAACCAGGTGTACTTCCAAAATGGATGCACGATAACAATGTCAATGTGATAATAGCTGGTGGAATGGGGCATAAGGCCAAGGAGTTTTTCCTGGGATACGGCATTGAAGTGGTTGTTGGGGCGCCCCAGATTGCAGCAGAAGAACTTGTTTCAGGGTATCTTAACAAAACCCTTGTTTCAGGACCTAATGCCTGTGATCATTAA
- a CDS encoding Mrp/NBP35 family ATP-binding protein — protein sequence MIHEKMPDSKSSCSSGSCASSKNNAVKTSEELSKIALSRIKYKLVVMSGKGGVGKSSVACNLAVCLAKKGFKTGLMDVDVHGPSVGKIMGMKGLLDASDDHMLIPMPFGDNLKVVSMQSLLPHEDQPIIWRGPAKGNMIQQFIGSVKWEDLDFLIIDAPPGTGDEPLTVIQTVEDAKAVIVTTPQDVALADVRKSINFCKTVNMEILGLVENMGPFPCPHCGEVVSPFSSGGGERTASEMGIMFLGSVPFDTQVVTSCDMGVPIADTHTNGPFMGAFDAIVEKALKNL from the coding sequence ATGATTCATGAAAAAATGCCTGATTCAAAATCATCATGCAGCAGCGGATCCTGCGCAAGCTCTAAAAATAATGCGGTCAAGACAAGCGAGGAACTGTCAAAGATTGCCCTGTCCAGAATCAAATACAAGCTTGTTGTAATGAGCGGAAAAGGGGGCGTCGGTAAAAGCAGCGTAGCCTGCAATCTGGCCGTTTGTCTCGCAAAAAAGGGATTTAAGACAGGCCTCATGGATGTGGATGTGCATGGGCCAAGTGTAGGCAAGATAATGGGCATGAAGGGCCTCCTGGACGCAAGCGATGATCATATGCTTATCCCCATGCCTTTTGGTGATAATCTGAAGGTTGTTTCCATGCAATCTCTCCTTCCCCATGAAGATCAGCCCATAATATGGCGAGGGCCGGCCAAGGGCAATATGATCCAGCAGTTCATAGGTTCGGTTAAATGGGAAGACCTTGATTTTCTTATAATTGACGCTCCTCCCGGAACAGGCGACGAGCCTCTTACTGTAATCCAGACAGTGGAAGACGCAAAAGCAGTGATCGTAACCACTCCCCAGGATGTTGCACTTGCAGACGTGAGAAAATCCATCAATTTCTGCAAGACCGTAAACATGGAAATCCTGGGTCTTGTTGAGAATATGGGGCCTTTCCCTTGCCCCCATTGCGGAGAGGTCGTCAGCCCGTTCAGCAGCGGCGGCGGTGAAAGAACAGCAAGTGAAATGGGTATAATGTTTCTTGGCTCTGTTCCATTTGATACCCAGGTGGTGACTTCATGCGACATGGGCGTTCCCATTGCTGACACCCATACAAACGGGCCTTTTATGGGAGCTTTTGACGCAATAGTGGAAAAGGCGTTAAAGAATCTCTGA
- a CDS encoding (Fe-S)-binding protein, giving the protein MSQIKEIASSIKALENDLSLCTRCGMCQSVCPLYTETGREPDSARGKLALLDGLRFSLLSKPDGVMDLLQRCLLCGACASHCPRKVNSISVFLRARMIIAGITGLNPFKKAILRAACNNPRVFDMILDTAGFFQKKLSADIAGTSDFSCIRDGFRSKQRISRNFAPKSFSEITGTVDYRRQGSKGRVAFYPGCLVNRMYPSIGTASLNAIIDCGYDVVIPDGLVCCGMPAAASGDMGSARIAAEKNAEILKKTDCDLIVTSCPTCGYAMKKLWSVFAEKSGHNDSFDYVSEKISDISDFIIRYGEKKYTAPGPDSGSDDRKTVTVHDPCHLKRSLGIYKEPRIILEMAGYKVREMKNSDRCCGMGGTFSISHYDLSMSVAEEKKKAVMDSGADVLAAACPACMMQIGGGLAADGSEIDVRHPVEIYAEKIPNVF; this is encoded by the coding sequence TTGAGCCAGATAAAGGAAATTGCTTCTTCGATAAAAGCTCTTGAGAATGACCTTTCACTCTGCACAAGATGCGGAATGTGTCAGTCAGTGTGTCCTCTTTATACTGAAACAGGGAGAGAGCCTGACTCTGCAAGGGGGAAACTTGCGCTGCTCGACGGATTGAGATTTTCTCTTCTTTCAAAACCTGATGGCGTGATGGATCTGCTTCAGAGATGTCTTCTTTGCGGAGCTTGTGCTTCGCATTGTCCTCGAAAGGTAAACAGTATTTCTGTTTTTCTAAGGGCAAGGATGATCATAGCCGGAATTACAGGTCTTAATCCATTCAAGAAAGCCATATTAAGGGCTGCGTGCAATAATCCCCGGGTTTTTGACATGATTCTTGATACGGCAGGTTTTTTCCAAAAAAAACTATCGGCGGATATTGCCGGAACGTCTGATTTTTCCTGCATAAGGGATGGATTTAGAAGCAAACAGAGGATTTCCAGAAATTTTGCTCCAAAGTCGTTTTCTGAAATAACAGGAACGGTCGATTACAGAAGGCAGGGCTCAAAGGGTCGCGTCGCTTTTTATCCAGGCTGCCTTGTCAACAGAATGTACCCTTCCATTGGAACCGCCTCGCTTAATGCCATAATAGACTGTGGATACGATGTTGTGATTCCTGATGGTCTTGTCTGTTGCGGAATGCCTGCGGCTGCATCCGGTGATATGGGATCAGCCAGGATTGCTGCTGAAAAAAATGCCGAGATTCTAAAAAAAACAGATTGCGACCTGATAGTAACATCCTGCCCGACCTGCGGTTATGCGATGAAAAAACTCTGGTCTGTGTTCGCAGAAAAATCAGGGCATAATGACTCTTTTGATTATGTTTCTGAAAAGATTTCAGATATTTCAGATTTTATTATAAGGTATGGAGAAAAAAAATATACCGCCCCAGGGCCTGATTCCGGGTCAGATGACAGAAAGACAGTGACAGTACATGATCCCTGTCATCTTAAACGCAGTCTTGGCATTTATAAAGAGCCGAGAATCATCCTTGAAATGGCCGGATACAAAGTGAGGGAAATGAAGAATTCTGACAGATGCTGCGGCATGGGCGGAACCTTTTCAATCTCGCATTATGACCTGTCAATGTCAGTGGCCGAAGAAAAGAAAAAAGCGGTTATGGACTCAGGGGCTGACGTCCTTGCAGCCGCATGTCCTGCCTGCATGATGCAGATTGGGGGGGGGCTTGCTGCTGACGGGTCTGAAATAGATGTACGGCATCCTGTGGAAATTTACGCGGAAAAGATACCTAATGTCTTTTAA
- a CDS encoding DHH family phosphoesterase translates to MNNSASEKLRKFYGRFSNDDRVLILINADPDAIASAMAVKRLLWRKVASSCIASVNRIKRSDNLAMIKLLGVKINYISEIDPFRFTKYVIVDSQPDHHDCFGLFRPSVVIDHHPETCVFGDFVDIRPTYGATATIMTEYLRAAAIKPSEKLATGLFYAIKTDTGNFGRQTLMKDIEAFQYLFRFANHQLERKIGQTDLPIDFLPYFEKALKEKVIRRHKVYVHLGDVPNPDVCVQIADFFMRLNSMTWSIVSGLFDGKLVIVFRNDGIRRSAGNVASGGFGAYGSAGGHKSMARAEIPVDSLPDCVKLTRKSDVIKWIIKRVTARAGKS, encoded by the coding sequence ATGAACAATTCGGCATCAGAAAAGCTGAGGAAATTTTACGGCAGATTCTCAAATGATGACAGGGTGCTTATCCTTATCAATGCTGATCCTGACGCTATTGCCAGCGCCATGGCCGTCAAAAGACTCTTGTGGCGGAAAGTGGCTTCCTCCTGCATTGCCTCTGTGAATAGAATCAAACGCTCTGATAACCTTGCAATGATAAAGCTGCTTGGCGTCAAGATTAATTATATTTCAGAAATTGATCCTTTCAGATTTACAAAATATGTAATTGTCGATTCCCAGCCCGATCATCATGACTGCTTTGGACTTTTCAGACCCTCTGTTGTTATTGATCATCATCCTGAAACATGTGTCTTTGGAGATTTTGTAGATATAAGACCGACCTATGGCGCAACAGCTACTATCATGACTGAGTACTTGCGGGCCGCTGCCATCAAACCTTCTGAAAAACTTGCGACCGGTCTTTTTTATGCAATCAAGACTGATACGGGTAATTTCGGTCGTCAGACACTGATGAAGGACATAGAGGCTTTTCAGTATCTTTTCAGATTTGCCAATCATCAGCTTGAAAGAAAAATCGGCCAGACAGATCTCCCCATTGATTTTCTTCCTTATTTTGAAAAAGCTCTCAAGGAAAAGGTTATAAGACGTCATAAGGTCTATGTTCATTTAGGAGATGTTCCCAATCCTGATGTTTGTGTCCAGATTGCGGATTTTTTCATGCGCCTCAATTCCATGACTTGGAGCATTGTTTCCGGCCTTTTCGATGGAAAGCTCGTCATTGTTTTCAGAAACGACGGAATAAGAAGAAGCGCCGGGAATGTGGCCTCTGGAGGATTCGGGGCATATGGGTCGGCCGGAGGGCATAAAAGCATGGCAAGGGCAGAAATCCCGGTTGATTCTCTTCCTGATTGCGTCAAGCTTACAAGAAAAAGTGATGTCATCAAATGGATCATAAAAAGGGTGACAGCAAGGGCGGGAAAGTCTTGA